From Centroberyx gerrardi isolate f3 chromosome 15, fCenGer3.hap1.cur.20231027, whole genome shotgun sequence:
CCGCAATTGCGGGGCCCTGCCCTCAAGATCAGGCTCCAGGTCTCCcgacagggagacaggagaaTCGGGAGGAGAGCCCGAGATGGAGGGAGCCGAGCCGGCTGACTCGTACCCGCCATCGAGGATTTCCTCCGGAATATTCGGGAAGTCATTGCCGCAGAGGATCTTGTCCAGCTCGGCGTCCGGAGAGACGGCGCTGCGGTAAGCCCAGCTACCGTCGCTGCTTCCCTCCACCTGGAGCGCCGTGAAGGCGTccgcctgctgctgcagttCCTCCACAGGCACAGAATTGGCAGGAGGCCTGCGGAGTCAACGTTAACCCGGCGTGAACGGCGCCCAGGCAAGCCTCGCAGCGGGGGTGGAGGTCCGACGGCAGGATGTAGCCGGTCCAGCAGGCGGTACACAAGTGGACAGCTCCTCCAGCGCGGTGAGACgacttcttcatcttcatcttcttcttcttgactgCTTGATCGCTGAAGAAATTTTGGGAGCAGAGCTCAGGTCCCGACGCTGTATATTCTATAGTTGAGGACCTGAGTGTAGCCACTGTAGCGTAAAGTGGCGGGAAAGAAAACTGCTAAAgaaaattagctagctagctaaactagctagctagctaacgttacctctAAATATGGATCTGGCTGGGGATAAGTTAATTCACTTGAGGCGGTAACCTTTTATTCTGTTGATGGGTAGACTTTATCTTTGTTTGAAGTACTTTGAACAAAATTACTTACAAGGGCAAGGCATCTGTCACAGACTAGCCTATGGTCCTAGCAGTCACCAGTCACCAGCCACTAGACTCACTCACTGAACACGCAACTCACGTGCTACAGAGATGGAATCTGGGAAACCTGGACATAAACTAAACCTTCaaaaagtgttgtgtttatgtgttaatTATTTCAAAAGTGGAGTCGGCTTctattaaatatactgtatattttcaattacataatttatatagaaataatttatattggggggaaagaaaacaagaatagcaacaacaacaaagtctCCTGCAGGCGCTAATaggggaaaataacaaaatgtccaataaatatgaaaagctGCTCCTGTGGAAAGGCTATCATATATTAATTTACTTATATTGACCCTATAAACAATTTAGTATAGGTAAGGTTTTGCCCACTCAGATGGTACCGATATCTGGTCTGGCCCATGGACTATAAGTGAGTAGTGAGTTATTTGTGTCGCCGTTGGTGGATTTGACAGTTTCTTAGGAACCTGGGAACTCCATAGGAGGTCTGTAGTAGCGACGGCcgctccctccctgcctgaacGGGGCGAACCGCAGCCATTTCTTCACCACGTCGGCATACTGGTGATGCGTGGCCTCCTTACCCACTGGTGTTCGTTTCAGAGCACCTAAGAGTTTCACATCAGTGGAGAGGTTGGAGATTATCCTTTGTACAGCTCAGTGTTATTTATTAAACCATAactaattcatttcatttcatattatTGGACCTACACATCGCATGTATATCCTTGACACTTGATACTTGAACCTACATGAACCTACATGTTCCCCTGCCTCTACAGACTATTTTACTGCACTGAAAAAGTTTTTGACTAAAGTCCTTAATGAGTGTACCTTTCCacttcttcatgtgtgtgagGACTTGTCCAACTACGCTCCTTTTGTAACGTCAGCAGTTTGTATGAGTACACTGAAAAGCATGTATACATCAAGACAAACCCCTTGTAAATGTAAagtatgtaatgtatgtattttgatTTAGTACAGAGAAAAAGTGATATGAAACTGGCCTACACCATTTCACTATTCTGAATCTTTCTATACAACCTTTATTTTGTCTGGGTTTTTATAGTTTTGTCAGgtcttgtatttatttttatttcagaatAGGGTCATGTAGTATGCACACTTACGGAAAAGGACCCCTTGGAGGCGAGTGCTTCTGAAGCTCCTCTTCTGCCCGCGGCCCACCCAGTTCAGCTCCGAGCCAACAGCAAATGAGAGCACAGCTTGCATGAGCCGCCGCACCGCGTCGTCAACTGTAGCCCCGCCCATCCGTGACAGGTGAGACACCTATCGTTTGGAGACAGAGTTACTGAGGATTCACAGCGCAAGTAAGTCAAGGTACTTGTCGCATTATGTCTATTTGTTTTCTATGAGCTCACCCTACCATTCTCCTCTGCACTGCCGGGTCCTCCAGCAGCTTCTCCGTCTCATCCAGCTGCTCCAGGGTCTTGAGGGGGAGATCCATGTCCAGGgactccacctcctcctcctcgtggCTGGTCTGGCCCTGCAGCTGGGCCTGGAGCTCCCTCAGCACTGCCcactgcctctgctgctcttcctTGATCTCCACCAGTAGGGCGATGATCTTCCGCTGAGCAACAGTCtctggagagggagacagaggtagagTGTGATAGGGAgcggtgtgtatgtgtctgtgtgggttcTTAGTTTCCTATCCATGTGAGAACCAGTTTAAGTTTCAGAGTGAggaggacatttttgcaaagtgagaTCATTTTGAGTCCTCTGGGGATATTATACAGTTAGGGcatgggtttagggttaggatcaGAATTAGGATTAGCTTTAGGTCAGAGCAAGGGTTAACGTTAGTTCCGAGTTAGGACtaaggtttagggttaagattagaattagggttaaggttacgTAAAATGTTAAGGTTAAGGTTGGGGTTTGGGATTAGGGAATTAATGTAGTCAATACAAGTTTAagacacacatatgtgcatgtgtgtgtgtgttgggggggggggggggttatgaaTATAGCTGCCACTCCACAATGGTGAAAATTACACATCTCGCCACTGCCTTTTTATTCACATGCAAGCAAGAAGGGCTTATTTGTTTTAAATCACTGGTCTTCAACCATCATGACCCAAGAGTtggcaggttttcattccaaccaaacactacaccagctgatttcactgataagCACACCTTCATCCAGAGGCGGGGAACTAATCAATGAAATCATCTGGTTCGGCGTTTGGTTGgtatgaaaacctgcagactcttgggtcatGAAGGCTGAAGTGACAGTATTAACTGACAGTATTGACAATTTTGAAGTCTAGTTTGTTACAGCTGGTCCAGTGGAACCTGAATGCAccccccttttcttttctgaAATCGAGACATCGGATTGGatttacaaacacaaacagatattGAGGAAGAAAGTTGCTTGTGTTTGTGGTAACAAGGATGGAAGACAGCTCAGCTCAGAGGAGGATAACACAGCAACAGACTTGGGCATGGACATGACGAGTAGAAAGACAAATGAAGCGAAGAAAGCTCCTGGTCTATGGTTGTGTTTGGTAAATGTGGACCATGAACATCAAGGAAAATTTTACAGGACATCAGTAACTCTGTCACTGAGACGACAGACACCAGCATTGAAATGCAGGGTCTGGAAGGGAGGAAGGTATGACAGCCAAGGATGGAAAACATCAGATCCGGACGTTTCACCCAAGCGTTATTATCATGTTTATTCTGGGTATATTGTTTATGTTCCATTGTGTCATCAACATCTAAATCTTTGTTTTCTCACTCTCGGCACCCACTGCACATCTGGCCATCCTGGTAGGGGTTCCCTCGCTGTGAGGTCCTACCCAATGAGGTCCTAATGAGGTTTTTCAAcaagtttttccttgttctcagtGGTTGAGCggtgtcattttcatttattgttttcttaaTGTGGCCATTGTAAAGCCTTTTGAGACTGAAATTGTGATTAAGGGCTGTACAAATAATATTGACTTGACATTATCTATgacaacagagaaagacacatgCTTTGCTGCTTTAAGGTTACCACACTTGGGTAAAAAGTGTGTTGGGGTCCTTGTAAAATGCTGTCATGatgactttttctttcttttttgtttcttcctAAGATTCTCTGGCCTCCTTAATGCTATCAAATGATTCTTCAAGTTTGGACATTCATATGTTCTTCCTCATCTTCTGACATTTCTTTTTGAGATGACCCTTCTCCCGTAGTAGTTGGTCCTGCGTTGGAATCAAACTTAAAAACTGAGTATTTCACTTACTCTAGGAGTCTGAAGGATAATATTTGCATCCATGGCAATCACCCATTGGTGAAAGTTTCAGCTGAGATGGAGGAGACAGCTCTCCCCTCAAGATGATGAGgtgcccccaccccccaaaaaatatttCTGACAATTTCTGATTCAAGTtaataaatgtgtaaatgtaaatgtggtgATAAATAGAAACGTAATCATTCTATTTTATAAGCGGTCATGTTATTGTGCCTGCCTTGCCTTAAAAGAAGACACATCTGAACAGGATCtattactgtatatttacaaaatatcaTCTGAGCTGTGTTGGAAAATGGGGGTTGTAATCCCCATAGAAAAACTACCACGCCCATcagagtgctgtgtgtgttcacgtatattcacatgtgtgtgtgtacgtttgctAAACTGATCCCTATGCAGGCTTAGCATACA
This genomic window contains:
- the LOC139927516 gene encoding uncharacterized protein LOC139927516, with the protein product MEHNGDNSGWAMQRRVDGLVNKHMADIALETLQQRLAAVSDEMHSLAEHVSRRSEEMPKDDPRRGDVNFDVESLTAAYNTGVGEKLSSTSTETVAQRKIIALLVEIKEEQQRQWAVLRELQAQLQGQTSHEEEEVESLDMDLPLKTLEQLDETEKLLEDPAVQRRMVSHLSRMGGATVDDAVRRLMQAVLSFAVGSELNWVGRGQKRSFRSTRLQGVLFRALKRTPVGKEATHHQYADVVKKWLRFAPFRQGGSGRRYYRPPMEFPGS